The genomic DNA ACGAGCACTTCTCGCTGGCCGTGCAGTCGGGTCCCGGCGGGGATCAGCGTCCCGAGCTGGTGCTGGCGAAGGCGCTTGACCGGGAGGAGGCGGCGTTTCACGAGCTGGTGCTGAGGGCGAGCGACGGTGGCGAGCCGGCGCGGACGGGCACGGCGCGGATCCGCGTGGCGGTGCTGGACGCCAACGACAACGCGCCCGTGTTCAGCCAGGCGGAGTACACGGTGCGTGTGCCGGAGGACGTGCCCGTGGGCTCCACCCTCGTCATGGTCACGGCCACCGACGCTGACGAGGGTCCCAACGGGCACGTGAAATACTCACTGAAGAAGGCGACGGACATGACAACAGAGATTTTCCAGGTGGACGGGGAGACGGGAGCGATCTCGCTGGTGCGTAGCCTGGACTTCGAGGAAGGCGACTCTTACGAACTGGAGGTGCAGGCACGGGACGGTGGAGGCCTTTTCGATGCCGCAAAGGTCACGATCACAGTGACAGACGTCAACGACAACGTGCCCAAGATATCGATTCGGTCGGCTCTGAATGAGATCTCTGAAGATGCCCCGTCGGGGACCGTGGTGGCCCTTCTCCACGTGCAGGATCGTGACTCGGGACCGAACGGCGAGGTGCGGTGTAGCATCGCCAAGAGTCTCCCGTTCCGCTTGGAGAAGTCGTTTGATAATTACTACCGCGTAGTGACGACTCGGGAGCTGGACCGGGAGCATGTGTCGGAGTACAACGTGACGGTGCGGGCGGAGGACGGCGGGTCGCCGGCGCTGTGGAGCAGCGCCGTGCtggggctgcgggtgctggacGTGAACGACAACGCGCCGGTGTTCGCGGAGACGCGCTACAGCGCCCGTGTGCCCGAGAACAACGCGGCGGGCGCGCTGGTGCTGAGGGTGCGGGCGTGGGACGCGGACTGGGGGCAGAACGCGCGCGTGCGGTACCGGCTGGGGGAGGGGCGTGTGCGGGGCGCGCCGCTGTCGTCGTACGTGTCGGTGGAGGCGGAGACGGGCGCGCTGTACGCGCTGCGCTCGTTCGACTACGAGGAGGTGCGCgaggtggggctgtgggtgcgggCGGAGGACGGCGGCGCGCCGGCGCTGAGCAGCAACGTGTCGGTGCGGCTGGTGATCGTGGACGAGAACGACAACGCGCCGCAGGTGCTGTACCCGCCGGCGGCGCCTCTTGCGGCGGGCGCGGGCCTGGCGGGCGTGGAGCTGGCGCCGCGCTCGGCCGAGCCCGGGGCGCTGGTGGCCAAGGTGGTGGCGGTGGACGCGGACGCGGGGCAGAACGCGTGGCTGTCGTATGAGCTGGCCAAGGCGACGGAGCCGGGGCTGTTCCGCGTGGGGCTGCACAGCGGCGAGGTGCGCACGGCGCGCTTCCCGCTGGCCCGCGACGCGGCGCGGCAGAgcctggtggtggtggtgaaggACCACGGGCGGCCGGCGCTGTCGGCCACGGCCACGCTGACGGTGGTGCTGGCCGAGAGCGTGGCCGAGCTGCTGGCCGAGCTGGGCAGCGCGGCatcggcggcggcgccgggcgaGCCGGCCGGCAGCCTGACGCGCTGGCTGGTGCTGGCCGTGGCGGCCGTGTCCTGCCTCTTCCTcgccttgctgctgctgctgcttgcgCTGCGCCTGCGGCGCTGGCGCCGCTCGCAGCTGCTggcggcgggcagcggcgcCTTGCGCGGCGTGCCGGCCTCGCACTTCGTGGGCATCGACGGCGTCCGCGCCTTCCTGCACTCCTACTCGCACGAGGTGTCGCTCACGGCCGACTCGCGCAAGAGCCAGCTCCGCTTCTCGGGCGCCAGCTGCTGCGACACCCTcccggcccgcccgccgcccgaCGAGCCCGCGCCACTGCTCGGGGAGGACCCCGCCGCTCCCCCGGTGAGTTCCAATGACCGCCCTTTGCAGTGATCGCGATGcttccctctgctgcttctctgccatTTTACCGCCACGTTCCGCTGTGTCCTGGCAAGGGAGGTTTGGTTACAGGGAGAGCAAAGCTTCATTCGGCAACGCGCTCTGTGCTGGTGGCTCTTGCCTCAGGGAGGTGAACTGAGGATCGTTGGTCAGTGTTACCGTTGGTGTGGTTGGCAGCATAAGTGGGTCTGCTCTTATCTTGAACTTCTTCAGAGCGGGCATATATGTTTTTGTCCGGTCTTTACGCTGTTGACTGACCCAGTTTTCTCCTGTATGACAGCTTCTCGTTTACTTTTAGACCcttgttgtttcttttgtgaACTGTAGTGAGAAGTCAAAGTAGCTTTATCTTAGCATAGTTTTACTTGTGTGTAGCGTGTGAGACAAATCTGGTGCACTTTAGAGATAAATGGTCTGAGCAACTGGCTGTTTAATGAGAAGTGCATGAAAATTATCTCGGTCAAAGCACACTATTGTTGCTGGAGATAAAAGTCGTGATAGCTATATGTTAGGGGCTATTGAAGGACACAAGAAAtctgttttgttccttttctgttcAGTGCCAATCTGCAGTATCTTGTAACGtgaatttcttcttcctgcatGTTACCGTGTTGCAGTTAACGAATAGCTTAATTATGTACTAATTATATATTGCAGGTGCGAATGGTTTAGTTaagtattaataataaatgtgTAGAAGCGAATGGCTTCTCATTCTTTACTAGATAGTGAGTGGAAGATCCCATCTGTTACATTTGCCTGAGTTTCCCATACATGTCTTTCATGTTTACGGCTGCAAAGACAAAGACTTCCATAGACCTGTTTCCCGAAAATGACTCTGGAAGAAATGCTCTTGTTTGTCTTTTACACATCCTGTAAAGTCAAATGTTATCCATAGTATGGAGAAAATGTCTGTGTAGATTTTCATTAGGTGGAGTCTACATGCAAATGATGAACAGAAGTGAGAGACTGGCACGCTGTGAAGTGTTTGAGGAGACTGGTGGATACCTGGCGTGTGTTTTGTTGACTCCTAGGGTTTATTACTGGCCTTCTAGAAACGGGTCTGAAGATGGCTTAGTTTTGAATATCACATTGCTTGGACTGGCCCCATCTTGTTTCATCAGTGTTCCTTCTTGTTGCACGATGTTCCCTGTCAATAGTATTTAAAGGCTTGGATTGCTTACCATGATGAGGCAAAGATGGGCCTCTGTGTGTCTGATCATGTGTCAGAAAAATCATGGGAAGTAATGTCCTTATTTGTCACATACACGTGGTGGGAAGTCAGCACAGGATCAGCAAGAGACTGGCCTGGAAGCAGGTAAAGAGGGGGTTGTGTGCTCCATGTTTCTGGACAGTACTTTAATATCGTACCTAGTGTCAAGACCTCTGCCACTTACACTAGAGCCTTTTTACCCCACCCTTAAAGGGGATGACAATCTTCTGACAAACTGCTCTGCAAGTAATAACCATGGAAATGCAAACATGAATGAGGGAGACTGTTTCTCCTAATTGCTGTGTGAAATGTCCTTTTTCTAGATACATGTGCTTGGGTTTCATCCTGGTTGCTTTTCCCAGCATAAATCAACCCTCTGATGTTATTAATTGCTCTTGCTGCTATGAAGTAACTGCTGATGTATTTTCAGCCTTAGAAGTGGTGTGAATGTAGGGGATTGGAGTGTATTTTTGTCTGGAATTTCTGGGTTTGGGCCTTGTAATTTAAAGTAGGTGTGAGGAAGGTACTCATTttatacactgtccaatgtaaTTTCCAATCCAGATTTTCCTGTGAATGGTAATCATTGGGGTATAGAGGCAAACATTTCAATAACAGTTGCAGAGTCACATCTTGTCCAAATTGCCAATGTGCATGATCATGTTTTGAGCTGA from Columba livia isolate bColLiv1 breed racing homer chromosome 14, bColLiv1.pat.W.v2, whole genome shotgun sequence includes the following:
- the LOC102087754 gene encoding protocadherin gamma-A10, producing MWAAGRRWGRRERALLWGVLVAAWEAAWGHLSYSVSEEMPKGSFVGDVAKDLGLQLLTLGEGGVRVVSDDGTQYFSLHERTGHLVTAERIDREQLCRLVEKCVLRCELLVEGEMQVHGIQVKITDINDNSPSFKEADLEERISETTAPGSRFPLPEAHDPDSGPNSVQSYELSGDEHFSLAVQSGPGGDQRPELVLAKALDREEAAFHELVLRASDGGEPARTGTARIRVAVLDANDNAPVFSQAEYTVRVPEDVPVGSTLVMVTATDADEGPNGHVKYSLKKATDMTTEIFQVDGETGAISLVRSLDFEEGDSYELEVQARDGGGLFDAAKVTITVTDVNDNVPKISIRSALNEISEDAPSGTVVALLHVQDRDSGPNGEVRCSIAKSLPFRLEKSFDNYYRVVTTRELDREHVSEYNVTVRAEDGGSPALWSSAVLGLRVLDVNDNAPVFAETRYSARVPENNAAGALVLRVRAWDADWGQNARVRYRLGEGRVRGAPLSSYVSVEAETGALYALRSFDYEEVREVGLWVRAEDGGAPALSSNVSVRLVIVDENDNAPQVLYPPAAPLAAGAGLAGVELAPRSAEPGALVAKVVAVDADAGQNAWLSYELAKATEPGLFRVGLHSGEVRTARFPLARDAARQSLVVVVKDHGRPALSATATLTVVLAESVAELLAELGSAASAAAPGEPAGSLTRWLVLAVAAVSCLFLALLLLLLALRLRRWRRSQLLAAGSGALRGVPASHFVGIDGVRAFLHSYSHEVSLTADSRKSQLRFSGASCCDTLPARPPPDEPAPLLGEDPAAPPVSSNDRPLQ